In the Pseudomonas orientalis genome, one interval contains:
- the dacB gene encoding D-alanyl-D-alanine carboxypeptidase/D-alanyl-D-alanine endopeptidase, with product MHFAKWLHTSTLLVGLSFLLGGCASVSQTSTPATLDKLLADPALQGATVSLMVRDARSGSTLYQHNPRTRLVPASNLKLLTTAAAMDVLGPQYRFATQLLSDGIRQGDRLTGNLYLRGLGDPTLQYADYQALAAQLASQGVRQVQGDLVFDDTWFDAERLGIDWSHDDETTYYGAQISALTVSPNTDFDAGSVLVTAKAPVRVGQPVSVDIFPPTDYLQLSNRAVSGPGNSYGINRRHGTNLLQLSGAVTPGRQSQQLVSVWEPTQLVANLFEHALAQQGITVQGRRVMGGASPAVVTLLAEHQSAPLQALIVPLLKLSNNNMSEALLKAMGRQTANSGTAAAGAEAVAEFLKRQGLDATTLSQVDGSGLSRRNLVSSQTLTDLLLAAGKQPWFNAWYNALPVAGNTHRMTGGSLGYRLRGTPAENNLHAKTGSMAGVSSLSGYVTDAHGRRLVFSMLTNNYVVAGAQVKALEDRMAVALSRWDE from the coding sequence ATGCATTTTGCAAAATGGTTACACACCAGCACCCTGCTGGTCGGCTTGAGCTTCTTACTGGGCGGCTGCGCCAGCGTTTCGCAGACCTCCACCCCCGCGACTCTCGACAAGCTGCTGGCCGATCCGGCGCTGCAAGGCGCCACGGTCTCGCTGATGGTGCGTGACGCCCGCAGCGGCAGCACGCTCTACCAGCACAATCCGCGCACACGCTTGGTGCCCGCGTCCAACCTCAAACTGCTGACCACCGCCGCAGCGATGGATGTGCTGGGGCCGCAATACCGCTTCGCCACGCAGCTGTTGAGCGACGGCATCCGCCAGGGCGATCGCCTGACCGGCAATCTCTATCTGCGCGGCCTGGGGGATCCGACCCTTCAGTACGCCGACTATCAGGCGCTGGCGGCGCAATTGGCCAGCCAGGGTGTACGTCAGGTGCAGGGCGACCTGGTGTTCGACGACACCTGGTTCGATGCCGAACGCCTGGGTATCGATTGGTCCCATGACGATGAAACCACCTACTACGGCGCGCAGATTTCCGCGCTGACGGTGTCGCCCAATACGGACTTTGATGCCGGCAGCGTGTTGGTCACCGCCAAGGCGCCGGTGCGGGTTGGCCAGCCTGTCAGCGTCGACATCTTTCCGCCTACCGACTACCTGCAACTGAGCAACCGCGCCGTCAGCGGGCCGGGCAACAGCTACGGGATCAATCGCCGCCATGGCACCAACCTGTTGCAGCTCAGCGGCGCAGTGACCCCGGGACGGCAGAGCCAGCAACTGGTCAGCGTCTGGGAGCCGACGCAACTGGTGGCCAATCTGTTTGAACACGCCTTGGCGCAACAAGGCATTACGGTGCAGGGGCGGCGAGTGATGGGCGGGGCGAGCCCTGCGGTGGTGACGCTGCTGGCCGAGCACCAATCTGCGCCGTTGCAGGCGTTGATCGTGCCGCTGCTCAAGCTCTCGAACAACAACATGTCCGAAGCCTTGCTCAAGGCCATGGGGCGTCAAACCGCCAACAGCGGCACGGCAGCGGCGGGCGCGGAAGCCGTGGCCGAGTTTCTCAAACGCCAGGGGCTGGACGCCACCACGCTCAGTCAGGTCGACGGCTCCGGCCTGTCGCGGCGCAACCTGGTGTCGTCGCAAACCCTTACCGACCTGCTGCTGGCCGCCGGCAAACAGCCGTGGTTCAACGCTTGGTACAACGCGCTGCCGGTTGCCGGAAACACGCACCGCATGACCGGTGGCAGCCTCGGTTATCGTCTGCGCGGCACCCCGGCCGAAAATAATCTGCACGCCAAGACCGGCTCCATGGCCGGCGTTTCGTCATTGAGCGGCTACGTCACCGACGCCCACGGGCGCAGGCTGGTGTTCTCGATGCTGACCAACAACTACGTGGTGGCCGGTGCGCAGGTCAAAGCGCTGGAAGACCGCATGGCAGTGGCGCTGTCGCGCTGGGACGAATGA
- a CDS encoding IclR family transcriptional regulator: MEKPRDTGKQKVRSAEVGTDILKALAQLSPSTSLSRLAEHVQMPASKVHRYLQALIASGFAEQNPATNHYGLGREALRVGLAALGSMDVLKVGAMPLAELRDELNETCFLAVWGNQGATVVQIEPAVRAVTVVTQLGSVLPLLSSSTGLVFSAYLPSRETVELREREIQAGTAHALADDAPYATLCEQIRSRGLHFVHGLLMPGVDALSAPVFNATGHVAAVMTVVGPTSLFHADEEGPAAQHLLAATRAVSWRMGYQP, from the coding sequence ATGGAAAAGCCCCGCGACACCGGTAAACAGAAAGTCCGCTCGGCCGAGGTGGGCACCGATATCCTCAAGGCCCTGGCGCAACTGTCGCCGTCCACCTCGTTGTCGCGCCTGGCCGAGCATGTGCAGATGCCGGCGAGCAAGGTCCACCGCTACTTGCAGGCGCTGATCGCATCGGGCTTTGCCGAACAGAACCCCGCCACCAACCACTACGGCCTGGGCCGCGAAGCATTGCGTGTGGGCCTGGCTGCGTTGGGCAGCATGGATGTGTTGAAGGTCGGCGCAATGCCGCTGGCGGAACTGCGCGATGAGTTGAATGAAACCTGCTTTCTGGCGGTGTGGGGCAACCAGGGGGCGACCGTGGTGCAGATCGAGCCGGCGGTGCGCGCCGTCACCGTGGTGACACAGCTGGGTTCAGTCCTGCCGCTGCTCAGTTCATCCACTGGCCTGGTATTCAGCGCCTACCTGCCGTCGCGCGAGACCGTGGAATTGCGTGAACGCGAGATCCAGGCCGGTACCGCCCACGCCCTGGCGGACGATGCGCCCTACGCCACCCTCTGCGAACAGATCCGCAGCCGTGGCCTGCATTTTGTGCATGGCTTGCTGATGCCCGGCGTGGATGCGCTGTCAGCGCCCGTATTCAACGCGACCGGGCATGTGGCGGCGGTGATGACGGTGGTCGGCCCCACCTCGCTGTTCCACGCCGATGAAGAAGGCCCGGCGGCGCAGCATTTGCTGGCGGCGACCCGGGCCGTGAGTTGGCGCATGGGCTATCAGCCTTGA
- the hmgA gene encoding homogentisate 1,2-dioxygenase: protein MNLDYLSGFGNEFASEALPGALPVGQNSPQKAPYGLYTELFSGTAFTMARSEARRTWLYRIQPSANHPAFTKLGRQLAGGPLGAVTPNRLRWNPLEIPGEPTDFVDGLAGMVVNCGSEKPAGISIYHYRANRSMERVFFNADGELLIVPEQGRLRIATELGVLEVEPLEIVVLPRGLKFRVELLDAQARGYVAENHGAPLRLPDLGPIGSNGLANPRDFLTPVARYEDLKQPTPLVQKFLGELWACELDHSPLNVVAWHGNNVPYKYDLRRFNTLGTVSFDHPDPSIFTVLTSPTSVHGLANLDFVIFPPRWMVAENTFRPPWFHRNLMNEYMGLIQGAYDAKAEGFLPGGASLHSCMSAHGPDGETCTRAINAELAPHKIDNTMAFMFETSQVLRPTQFALQCPQLQPSYDACWAALPATFNPNRR, encoded by the coding sequence ATGAACCTCGACTACCTGTCGGGCTTTGGCAATGAATTTGCCAGCGAAGCCTTGCCTGGCGCGCTGCCCGTTGGCCAGAACTCGCCGCAGAAAGCGCCCTACGGGCTGTACACCGAACTGTTCTCCGGCACCGCCTTTACCATGGCGCGCAGTGAAGCACGGCGTACCTGGCTGTACCGCATCCAGCCATCGGCCAATCATCCCGCCTTCACCAAGCTGGGGCGGCAATTGGCCGGTGGGCCCCTGGGCGCGGTGACGCCGAACCGGTTGCGTTGGAACCCGTTGGAAATCCCCGGTGAGCCGACTGACTTTGTCGACGGTCTTGCAGGGATGGTCGTCAATTGCGGGTCGGAAAAACCCGCAGGGATCAGCATCTACCACTACCGCGCCAATCGCTCGATGGAGCGGGTGTTTTTCAATGCCGACGGCGAACTGTTGATCGTGCCTGAACAGGGCCGTTTACGTATCGCCACTGAGCTGGGCGTGCTGGAAGTCGAGCCGTTGGAGATCGTGGTACTGCCGCGCGGGCTCAAATTTCGCGTCGAACTGCTCGACGCCCAGGCACGCGGTTATGTCGCCGAAAACCACGGCGCGCCGCTGCGCCTGCCGGACCTTGGCCCGATTGGCAGCAACGGCCTGGCCAACCCGCGCGACTTCCTCACGCCGGTCGCCCGTTACGAAGACCTCAAGCAACCGACCCCTCTGGTACAGAAATTTCTCGGCGAGCTGTGGGCCTGCGAGCTCGACCATTCGCCGCTCAACGTGGTCGCCTGGCACGGCAACAACGTGCCATACAAATACGACCTGCGCCGCTTCAACACCCTCGGCACGGTGAGCTTCGACCACCCTGACCCGTCGATCTTTACCGTGCTGACCTCGCCCACCAGCGTGCATGGCCTGGCCAACCTCGACTTCGTGATCTTCCCGCCGCGCTGGATGGTGGCCGAGAACACCTTCCGGCCGCCGTGGTTCCACCGCAACCTGATGAACGAATACATGGGCCTGATCCAGGGCGCCTACGACGCCAAGGCCGAGGGCTTCCTGCCCGGCGGTGCATCCCTGCACAGTTGCATGAGCGCCCACGGCCCGGATGGCGAAACCTGCACCCGGGCGATCAATGCCGAGCTGGCACCGCACAAGATCGATAACACCATGGCCTTCATGTTCGAGACCAGCCAAGTGCTGCGGCCGACACAGTTCGCCTTGCAATGCCCGCAATTGCAGCCCTCTTACGACGCGTGCTGGGCCGCGCTGCCCGCCACCTTCAACCCGAATCGGAGATAA
- the fahA gene encoding fumarylacetoacetase yields MTQPTQTRSWVASANGHADFPLQNLPLGVFSINGSAPRSGVAIGDAILDLHAALDEFDGEARRAVEATAGGQLNAFFELGRGPRVALRERLLELLAEGSTLQTREAQVLHRTADCQMHLPARINDYTDFYVGIEHAQNVGKLFRPDNPLLPNYKYVPIGYHGRASTIRPSGTEVRRPKGQTLPAGQSEPTFGPCARLDYELELGIWIGQGNAMGDSIAIGDAAEHIAGFCLLNDWSARDIQAWEYQPLGPFLSKSFITSISPWVVTAEALEPFRKAQPPRPEGDPQPLPYLLDVRDQKAGAFDIELEVLLTTASMREQNLPAHRLTLSNTQHMYWTVAQMVAHHSVNGCQLQAGDLFGSGTLSGPQPGQFGSLLEITEGGKKPIELASGEVRKFLEDGDEIILRARCKREGFASIGFGECRGTVIAAR; encoded by the coding sequence ATGACTCAACCAACGCAGACCCGCAGCTGGGTGGCCTCAGCCAATGGTCACGCGGACTTCCCCCTGCAAAACCTGCCGCTGGGGGTGTTCAGCATCAATGGCTCGGCGCCGCGCAGTGGCGTTGCGATTGGCGACGCGATTCTCGACCTGCACGCGGCGCTGGATGAGTTTGACGGTGAAGCGCGGCGAGCAGTGGAAGCAACTGCCGGTGGCCAACTGAACGCTTTTTTCGAGCTCGGTCGCGGTCCTCGGGTGGCGTTGCGCGAGCGCCTGCTGGAACTGCTGGCCGAAGGCAGCACTCTGCAAACCCGTGAAGCGCAAGTGCTGCACCGCACCGCTGACTGCCAGATGCACCTGCCGGCCAGGATCAATGACTACACCGACTTCTACGTCGGTATTGAACACGCGCAGAACGTCGGCAAGCTGTTCCGTCCCGACAACCCGCTGTTGCCCAACTACAAGTACGTGCCGATTGGCTATCACGGCCGTGCCTCGACCATTCGCCCATCGGGCACCGAGGTGCGTCGTCCCAAAGGACAGACCTTGCCCGCCGGCCAGTCCGAGCCGACGTTCGGCCCCTGCGCACGCCTGGACTATGAGTTGGAACTGGGTATCTGGATCGGTCAGGGCAATGCCATGGGCGACTCAATCGCCATTGGCGATGCGGCCGAACATATTGCCGGTTTCTGCCTGCTCAACGACTGGTCGGCGCGGGATATCCAGGCCTGGGAATACCAGCCGCTCGGGCCGTTCCTGTCCAAGAGTTTCATCACCAGTATCTCGCCGTGGGTGGTCACGGCCGAAGCGCTGGAGCCATTTCGCAAGGCGCAACCGCCGCGTCCCGAAGGCGATCCGCAGCCGCTGCCGTACCTGCTGGACGTTCGCGATCAGAAGGCCGGCGCCTTCGATATCGAATTGGAAGTGCTGCTGACCACCGCCTCGATGCGTGAACAGAACCTGCCGGCCCATCGCCTGACCTTGAGCAATACCCAGCATATGTACTGGACCGTGGCGCAAATGGTGGCGCACCACAGCGTCAACGGATGCCAGTTGCAGGCCGGTGACCTGTTTGGTTCGGGCACCTTGTCCGGTCCGCAGCCTGGGCAGTTCGGGAGCCTGCTGGAGATCACCGAGGGCGGCAAAAAGCCGATCGAGTTGGCTTCCGGTGAGGTGCGCAAATTCCTTGAAGACGGCGATGAAATCATCCTGCGCGCCCGCTGCAAGCGTGAAGGTTTCGCCTCCATCGGTTTCGGTGAGTGCCGCGGCACTGTGATTGCGGCACGCTGA
- the maiA gene encoding maleylacetoacetate isomerase translates to MELYTYYRSTASYRVRIALALKGLDFTAVPVNLLVPAGGANRQPEYLAINPQGRVPALRDDEGALLIQSQAIIEYLEECYPQVPLLSKDLTARAHERAVASIIACDIHPLHNSSTQNLLRQWGHDEAQLLEWIGHWISQGLGAVEQLIGDTGFCFGEQPGLADVFLIPQLYAAERFKVPLGAYPRIERVAALATQHPAFVQAHPANQPDTP, encoded by the coding sequence ATGGAACTGTATACGTACTACCGTTCTACCGCGTCATACCGGGTGCGCATCGCGCTGGCGCTCAAGGGCCTGGATTTCACCGCAGTGCCGGTCAATCTGCTGGTGCCGGCCGGAGGGGCCAATCGCCAGCCCGAATACCTGGCGATCAATCCGCAAGGGCGCGTGCCGGCCTTGCGCGACGATGAGGGTGCGTTGTTGATTCAATCCCAGGCGATCATCGAGTACCTGGAGGAATGTTATCCACAGGTACCGCTGCTCTCCAAGGACCTGACCGCCCGCGCCCATGAACGCGCGGTGGCCTCGATCATCGCCTGTGATATTCACCCGTTGCACAACTCCAGCACCCAGAACCTGTTGCGCCAGTGGGGACACGATGAAGCGCAACTGCTTGAGTGGATCGGGCACTGGATCAGCCAGGGCCTGGGCGCGGTGGAGCAGTTGATTGGCGACACAGGATTCTGCTTTGGCGAGCAGCCGGGCTTGGCGGACGTGTTTCTGATTCCCCAGTTGTATGCCGCCGAACGTTTCAAGGTGCCGCTGGGTGCGTACCCGCGCATTGAGCGAGTGGCGGCGTTGGCTACCCAGCATCCAGCCTTCGTGCAGGCCCACCCCGCCAACCAGCCTGACACCCCATAG
- a CDS encoding MFS transporter yields the protein MHNQIASFRAALDARPVSRYQWLILVLLALLLVTDGYDAQVLGYVVPALARDWGLEKAAFGPVFSANLFGLTLGSLLVTPLADRFGVRRILLGCVLIYASLTVLMVFASSLTTLMAARFICGIGMGGAMPSAMALMSEYSPPRMRTLMVTLAACGFSFGGAAGGFVAAGFIDGFGWQAVFLAGGVTPLLLFPFLLWLLPESLPRLLRDAPPYLRLRKVTARMLPDWQPPPASEAENRQEQGSQLTVLELFRNGYARPTLLIWATFFVSLILLYFMISWLPSLLLESGLALNQANLVTSMFLFAGTLGAVLMAWFADRLKSKVRLLSGVLAAASACTVLLGLNHDNPGYLVACVFAAGFCIIGGQLTLNAFASNFYPAHVRATGTGWALGVGRFGSILGPLFGSLLLAMHIPVQQIFFFCAIPAVIAALLIIQVRSPGPTKPNPPLSGDILNRSL from the coding sequence ATGCACAATCAGATTGCCAGCTTCCGCGCAGCACTCGACGCCCGTCCGGTGTCGCGCTACCAGTGGCTGATCCTTGTGTTGCTGGCATTGCTGCTGGTGACCGACGGCTACGACGCCCAAGTGCTGGGCTATGTCGTGCCGGCCCTGGCCAGGGACTGGGGCCTGGAAAAAGCCGCGTTCGGGCCGGTGTTCAGTGCCAACCTGTTTGGTCTGACTCTGGGCTCGCTGCTGGTGACGCCGCTGGCGGACCGCTTCGGCGTGCGACGCATCCTGCTGGGCTGTGTGTTGATCTACGCCAGCCTCACCGTGCTGATGGTGTTTGCAAGTTCATTGACCACGTTGATGGCCGCGCGCTTTATCTGCGGCATCGGCATGGGCGGCGCAATGCCCAGCGCCATGGCCCTGATGTCGGAATACTCGCCGCCACGCATGCGTACCTTGATGGTGACTCTGGCCGCCTGCGGCTTCTCGTTCGGCGGCGCGGCGGGTGGTTTCGTGGCGGCCGGGTTCATCGACGGTTTTGGTTGGCAGGCGGTGTTTCTGGCGGGTGGGGTGACGCCGTTGCTGCTGTTCCCGTTCCTGCTGTGGTTGCTGCCCGAGTCCCTGCCTCGTTTGCTGCGCGATGCGCCGCCCTACCTGCGTTTGCGCAAAGTTACCGCGCGCATGTTGCCCGATTGGCAACCGCCGCCTGCCAGCGAAGCCGAAAATCGCCAGGAGCAGGGCAGCCAACTGACGGTGCTGGAGCTGTTTCGCAATGGCTACGCACGCCCGACGTTGCTGATCTGGGCGACCTTTTTCGTCAGCCTGATCCTGCTGTACTTCATGATCAGTTGGTTGCCTTCGCTGCTGCTCGAGAGCGGGCTGGCGCTGAACCAGGCCAATCTGGTGACTTCAATGTTCCTGTTCGCCGGCACCTTGGGCGCCGTCCTCATGGCCTGGTTTGCCGACCGCCTGAAAAGCAAGGTGCGACTGCTGTCCGGGGTGCTGGCGGCGGCTTCGGCGTGCACAGTGTTACTGGGCCTGAATCATGACAATCCAGGCTACCTGGTGGCCTGTGTGTTCGCTGCCGGGTTCTGCATCATCGGCGGGCAACTGACCCTCAATGCGTTCGCCAGCAATTTCTACCCGGCGCACGTGCGCGCCACCGGCACAGGCTGGGCGCTGGGCGTAGGGCGTTTCGGATCGATTCTGGGGCCGTTGTTCGGCAGCCTGTTGCTGGCGATGCATATCCCGGTGCAGCAGATTTTCTTTTTCTGCGCGATTCCTGCGGTGATTGCAGCATTGCTGATTATCCAGGTGCGCTCGCCGGGACCCACTAAACCGAACCCCCCATTGTCTGGCGATATTCTCAATCGCTCACTGTAG
- a CDS encoding SirB1 family protein: MNPRTAFFACLERSPPALFEAALWVAAEHDAAVQPLLILQEFSLLQQQVNLGMPLLPADELGQPLLRRMNDLGFAQDDFTPLRPAAALLDKVLQRKRGQPLAMGLIALELARRLDIPMVGVNFPGHFLLRMPGADHLLDPCGGRRLYPNDCRELLHRQYGPNLKLQAEHLHTAEPRAILQRLSRNLRQLYLANDEPLAALVDAERVLELGNASAADYLARASLYQRLDCPSAERFDLEHALMLSEDPIQRLRLTERLGHLPPNSVVH; encoded by the coding sequence ATGAATCCCCGCACAGCTTTTTTCGCCTGCCTGGAGCGTTCGCCCCCTGCGCTGTTCGAAGCCGCGCTGTGGGTGGCTGCCGAACACGACGCCGCCGTGCAGCCGTTGCTGATCCTGCAGGAATTCAGCCTGTTGCAACAGCAGGTCAACCTGGGCATGCCGCTGCTGCCGGCCGATGAGCTGGGGCAACCGTTGCTGCGGCGCATGAATGACCTGGGGTTTGCCCAGGATGATTTCACACCGTTGCGCCCCGCCGCCGCCTTGCTGGACAAGGTGTTGCAGCGCAAGCGCGGGCAACCCTTGGCCATGGGTCTGATCGCCCTGGAGCTGGCGCGACGCCTGGACATCCCCATGGTCGGGGTGAATTTCCCCGGCCACTTTCTGTTGCGGATGCCCGGTGCCGATCACCTGCTGGACCCCTGTGGTGGCCGACGCCTGTATCCCAACGACTGTCGCGAACTGCTGCATCGCCAATACGGGCCGAATCTTAAGTTGCAGGCCGAGCACCTGCATACCGCCGAGCCTCGCGCGATCCTGCAGCGGCTGTCACGTAATCTTCGCCAGCTCTACCTGGCCAACGACGAGCCCCTGGCCGCCCTGGTGGATGCCGAGCGCGTGCTGGAACTGGGCAATGCCAGCGCCGCCGATTACCTGGCACGCGCCAGCCTGTATCAGCGCCTGGACTGCCCGAGCGCCGAGCGCTTTGACCTGGAACACGCATTGATGCTCAGCGAAGACCCGATCCAGCGCCTGCGCCTGACCGAGCGCCTCGGCCATCTGCCGCCCAATTCAGTGGTGCATTGA